The segment GCGGCCGCGTGGCGGGTGTCGTCTACGGGCTTTCCACCATCGGGAATGTATGCGGTGTGCTGTTCACGACCTTCCTGTTGATTCCAACCATCGGCGTCCGGCCGATCACCTACATCTACGCTGTCCTGCTGGCCGCTTGCGCGGTGAGCCTCCTGACTCTCACCCCGACCGAAGTCTGATGATCCGGACCGTCTCTATCATGTTCCTCGCCCTCTGCGTCGCGCCGAGTATGACCGCGATCGCACCGGTGCACGCTGCGGCGAGCGACTCGAATTCCGGATATGTTGTGCCCGCGCACGTGCTCGACTCGCATTGGAGCGGTGCGCGTGCGATGAGGGACATCGAAACCCAACTCTCGTTCGGACGACGCGCGATTGGGACTCAGGGGCACTCCAAGACTCTTGCATTCATCAGGCGCGAGCTGGCTAAGACGGCCGTCGACCAAGTCCAAACCCAGAGCTGGAGCGTCAACGACGACACCGGCGCGCCTCTGAATCTGACCAACCTGATCGCGCGCTTCTATTCGGCACGTCCAAATCGGATCATCCTAGGCACCCACTACGACAGCATCGTGCGCGCGTACGCCGACGCCGAAAACCGGCAAGCGCCGATGCCCGGAGCGAACAATTCCGCGTCCGGCGTAGCGCTGTTGCTGGAGACGGCGCGCGCGCTCAGCGCCCTGTCTCCTCCTCCCTACGGCGTGGATTTCGTGTTCTTCGATGGCGAAGAGGGACCCAGGTCCCTCGGCGCCGGCGATCCAGAGTGGCACGCACTCGGCTCGCCCCACTTCGCCACCCACCTCGCGGACTTTTACCCGAACCAGAAACCGTCCCAGTCAATAATCTTCGACATGGTCTGCTTCAGCGATCTGAAGCTGGTACCCGATTCCTCGTCAGTCTCGTTCGCCGGGCCCGAGGTCAATCGGTTCTGGACGATAGGCCAGCAAGTGGCTCCCTCGATCTTCGCGTCGACGAGCACCGGGCCGCTAATCGGTGACGATCAGATCGCACTCGCCCAGGCCGGCATCCCCAGCTTCCTGGTCATCGACATCGACTACGAACCCTGGTTCAACACCACCAAAGACACCATCGAGCGTTGTTCCGCCACCAGCCTTGAGGCAGTCGGCCGTACACTCCTCCGATATTTGTATTCCAGATAGGCGCTCGCCAAGCCGCACTCGCGGCGCTTTCACCAGACCCGCGGGATCAGCCGCCAGGGGACCGCAACGAGATAGTCCTTGTAGCCCGGAAGCTCCGCCCCAAGCGCACGCTCCTCGTCGAAAATTCGCAATATCAGTACAGGTGTTGAGATCAGAGGGATCAGCAGGCCCCACCAGGAACCCAGCGCGATAGGCATTGCGAAGATTAGTAGAACCGCGCCCGCGTACATCGGATGCCGCACGTACGCGTAGGGCCCGGTTGAGATCACGCGCTGCCCCGCTTCGACAGTGATCGTCGATGCCGCAAAGGAATTGGCGCGGAGCACCACCA is part of the Candidatus Binataceae bacterium genome and harbors:
- a CDS encoding M28 family peptidase — protein: MIRTVSIMFLALCVAPSMTAIAPVHAAASDSNSGYVVPAHVLDSHWSGARAMRDIETQLSFGRRAIGTQGHSKTLAFIRRELAKTAVDQVQTQSWSVNDDTGAPLNLTNLIARFYSARPNRIILGTHYDSIVRAYADAENRQAPMPGANNSASGVALLLETARALSALSPPPYGVDFVFFDGEEGPRSLGAGDPEWHALGSPHFATHLADFYPNQKPSQSIIFDMVCFSDLKLVPDSSSVSFAGPEVNRFWTIGQQVAPSIFASTSTGPLIGDDQIALAQAGIPSFLVIDIDYEPWFNTTKDTIERCSATSLEAVGRTLLRYLYSR